GCCTTTTTGATTTCATCTCTATAAGCTTTGTACTTTTCAACATCATCAGTCTTTCCAATATACTCAGCAAGTTCTATAAACTCAGATAAAGCCTTGTAATAAAGCTGGGTTGACCATGTACTCTCGCCACCGTCTTTGAGGTTGATACAGTCATTCCAGTCAGCAGCAAGACCAAGCAAAAGTCCATGTTTTCCCCTATGCCTCCATGAAAACTCCAAAGCTTGTTTTAAATGCTCATAAACAGAAGCGCTTGACTTGTCCGCATACTCAACAACTTCATCTAAGATAGAAAAATCACCTGTTTCTTTTATATAGTGTGGCACAGCAATCAAAAGCCATAAATGGTCATCTGAATAAATTCTATCTCGTGGAGGTATATTATGTTCTCCTTGAGCCCATGTAAGAGGCTGGAAATGATGCATCGCATATCCTTCAGAAAGCTGAGCCTTCAAAAGTTCAATAAGTCTTTTTCTTACCTCTTGAGGGATTGAATGTGCAACGCCCAGAACGTCCTGTGAAGAATCTCTAAAGCCAAGTCCGTCTCTTCCACCAGCTTCTATGAATGATGCAGACCTTGACCAGTTAAATGTTGTATGGCACTGATACTGATTCCATATATTCAACATCAAATTCATCTTTTCGCTTGGTGTTGAGCATTTGAACTTGCTAAGTCTGTCATCCCAATACTTTTGCACCTTTTCAAATTCTTTTTGGATATTTTCTTTTGATGCAAATAGTTTTTTATATTCTTTTCCTTCCTTGTATGCATCTCCTATTCCCAGTACAAACACTAAATATTCTTCCTGACCGGGCTGAAGTTCAATTTTTACCTGTGTTGCAGCGCATGGGTTTCCACCTATTGCAATTGACCCAAAACACCTGCCATTTTGAATAGCTTCTGGATTAGCCTCACTGTTATATGGACCAATAAACACATCTCTGTCTGTATCAAAACTTTCAATCTTTTTATTTGTGCATGTGAAAAAAGCTTTTGGTTCATAAGGACTCCAGAGCTTGATAGAATAATCTACAATTTCATCTTCTTTGTTGTAACCCATTCTGCAGGTGTAAAGAATATACTGAAAATCCATCATGTCAAGCATGGAATTCCAAAGACAGAACTCTGTATAAGTAAATACCGATAGTTCCTTTTTCTCACCTGACTCATTCTTGATTTTAACTTCCCAGATTTCAATTGGTTTGTCTACTGGCACAAAGATTTTTAAAGATGAGGTTATGTTGCTATATTTACTTTCAAATATTGAATATCCAAGACCGTGTCGACAGATGCTCAGGAACTTCTCAAGAGGCTTTCCAACAGGTTGCCAGCTTATTGACCAGAAGTCTTTTGTCTTTTCATCTTTGATATATACATATCTTCCAGGTCTGTCCATTGGGATGCTGTTAAACCTAAAACGAGTGACCCTTCCAAGTTTTGGAGATTTGTAAAAAGAATAACCTGAAGCATTGTTTGAGATTATAAGACAATAATCACTTGTTCCTAAATAATTTACCCATGAAGTTGGTGTTTTGGGGTTTGTTATAACATACTCTCTGTTTTGAGAATCAAAGTATCCATAATTCATAAAAAATACCCTCCTTAAAATTTTTCTATCCCATTATCACTTCAACAAAATGCTCTTTGCCATCTGAGAAAGCTGGTATTAAATTGGAAGGCATTTCTTTTCCATCAACAACAACTTTTTTAACACCTTTTGAAACACCATCAGGGTTTTTTACTTGAATGTTGTAAACTGCATTTCTAAATACCCTCTTTACAAAAAATTCTTTCCATTCCCTTGGTATGCAGGGGTCTATTAAAAGACCGTCATAATCAGGTCTTATTCCCAAAATCCACTGTGTCATTGCAACAAAATTCCATGCAGCAGATCCAGTGAGCCATGAATTTTTTGCTTCTCCCGGTTTGTATGCATCTTTTCCAGCAATCATCTGGCAGTATACATATGGTTCAAGCTTGTGCACATCGCTTATCTCTTCTCTGTACGATGGTGCGATCTTTGCCCAGTATTCAAATGCTCTGTCTCCTCTTCCAACTATGCACTCTGCTATCATAATCCACGGGTTGTTGTGACAAAAAACTGCTGCATTTTCCTTATAGCCGGGTGGATAGCTTGTAATCTCTCCTAAATGAATTTTATACTCAGTAAATGCCGGCTGAACCAGTACAATTCCATGTTCTGTATCAAGATACTTTTTAACAGAATCAAGTGCAGAGATAGCCTTTCCATCATCAAGTCCTATTCCTGCCATTACACAAAAACCTTGTGTTTCAATAAATATCTTACCCTCATCATTTTCTTTGCTTCCAACTTTGTTTCCAAAGTAGTCATATGCTCTTAAAAACCACTCGCCATCGTAACCATAATTTAAAATTGCCTCTTTCATCTTTTCAATGTGGTATTGTGCATCTTTTGCAATATCTTCTTTACCCAACCTTTCACAAATCTTTACAAATTCCTTTCCAACATAGACAAACATCCCTGCTATCATAACAGATTCTGCAGTTTTGCCGTCCTTGTTATCACATGTCTGGAACGACTCATCAGGGTTTGTTGAAAAAGCATTGAGGTTCAAACAGTCATTCCAGTCAGCCCTGCCTATGAGTGGAAGTCCATGCGGTCCTAAGTTGTTCACAACATGGTAAAATGCCCTTCTCAGGTGTTCAAACATTGAAGCAGCCTTTTGCGGGTCATTTTCAAAAGGAACAATTTCATCAAGAATGGACCAGTCTCCTGTTTCCTTGATGTAATGTGCAGTTGAGAGTATGAGCCACAACGGGTCGTCGTTGAAATTGCTACCTATTTCATTGTTGCCTCTTTTTGTAAGAGGCTGATATTGATGGTAAGCACCGCCATCTTCAAGCTGGGTTGCGGCTAAATCCAATATTCTTTCTCTTGCCCGTTCTGGTATCTGGTGAACAAAACCAAGAATATCTTGGTTAGAATCTCTGAACCCCATTCCTCTTCCTATTCCAGACTCAAAGTATGAAGCACTTCTTGACAGGTTGAATGTTACCATACACTGATACTGGTTCCAGATGTTTACCATTCTATCTACCTTGTCTATGCCAGTTAGAACGTTAAACTTGTTCAGTAGATTGCTCCAAAATAGCCTCAAATTTTCGAATGATCTTTGGACGTCTTCTGGGTTTTTGAATTTTTCTATCATTTTGTAAGCCTTTTCTTTGTTTATGACGCCTTTTTTAAGCCATTTTTTATCTTCATCATTTTCTACATAACCCAGCATAAATACAAGCTCTTTTGTCTCCCCTGGCTGCAAAGAGATTTTTATCATATGCGATGCAATGGGTGACCAGCCGTGAGCTTCTGAATTAAAACTTTGCCCATTTTCAACTGCCACAGGCGCATCAAACCCTCTGTAAAGACCAAGAAATGTGTCCCTGTCTGTGTCAAATCCATCGATTGGAACGTTTACAGAATAAAAAGAATAATGATTTCTACGCTCTCTGTACTCTGTTTTATGGTAAATCACAGAGCCTTCTATTTCAACCTCACCTGTACTTAAATTTCTTTGGAAGTTTGTCATATCGTCAAGCGCGTTCCAAAGACAAAACTCAATCAATGAAAAGAGTGTCAAATCCTTTGGCTGGGTAGATTTGTTTGTTATTTTAAGATAGTGTATCTCACAGTTTTCATCAACTGGCACAAAAAATGTTTGCTCCACCTCAACGCCATTTCTTCTTCCTGTTATGATTGTATATCCAAGACCATGGCGACATTCATAAAACTCAAGATCTTTTCTTGTTGGCATCCATGAGGGTGACCAGACATCCTCATTGTCTTTTATATAGAAATATCTTCCGCCCATATCAAGCGGAACGTTGTTATAACGAAATCTTGTTATTCTTCGAAGCCTTGCATCCTTATAAAAACAGTAACCTCCAGCGTGGTTTGAGATTAAAGATAAAAAGTCTTTCATTCCAAGATAGTTTATCCAAGGATATGGAGTAAGAGGTGTTGTTATGACATACTCTCTTTTGGCATCGTCAAAATATCCAAACTTCATTTTTTATTAAACTCCTTTCTAAAAGAAAGTCTTTGTTAGCCAATGAACTTATCTTAATTATATCTTTTTTGCCAAACTGCCTACTTTAATTATTTTGCCTTTATTTTGCACTATTTTGACATAAAACAGTCAATTATATCAGTTTGATTTTGGATATTAATAATCAGTCCGAATTGTGATATACTCAATATGGACAATGTTTCGGATTTGTTACAAAGGCAAAGTTTTAGAAAAGTAGTCTTGCAGAGAGGAAGAAGAAAGTTGAAAAAGGTTTGGATATTTAATCACTATGCAATTCCACCAAAAGTTGGAGGAATTACAAGGCATTTTGATTTTGCTAAGCAGCTTGCAGAAAGAGGTTATAGCGTTACCATCTTTGCTTCAAGTTTTGACCACAAACAGAGGGTTGAGATGTTAGAAAAAGGCAAGAAATTTAAAATAGAGGAATATGAGAAAATAAAGTTTGTGTGGATAAAGACGTTTCCTTATAAAAAGAATGATATAAAAAGACTTTTTAACATATTTTCATATGCCAAAAACCTTTATTTCATTGCAAGAAAGTTTGAAAGACCTGATGTAATATTGGCATCTTCATTTCATCCTCTTGCCTGGATTGTAGGGTATTTGCTGTCAAAAAAATTTAAATGTAAATTCATTGCAGAGGTCAGAGACCTTTGGCCGCAAAGTGGTATTGACCTTGGTGCTTTGAAGGAAGGAAGTGTAATTGTAAAGCTTTTAAGAAGTCTTGAAAAATTTATTTACACAAAAGCAGACTATGTTGTAACGGTATTGCCAAAGGCAGACCAGTACATAGAAAGTTTGGGTATTGATAAAAAGAAGATTGTTCATATTCCTAACGGATGTGATATAGAGAGATTTGATGGTCTTAAAAATGTTTTTTCAGAAGAAGCGAAAAAGATTTTAGACGAACATGAAGGATATTTTAAGGCTTGTTACTTGGGTGCGCTTGGACAGGCAAATGCAATGGAGACCATAATAGAGGCTGCAAAAATTGTTCAGGAAAATGTAGGTGATAGAATCCATTTTTTGATAATAGGTGACGGTCCTGAAAAAGAAAAGCTTGAGAACATGGCAAAGGAGCTTGGACTTAAAAATGTATTTTTTTATTCTCCTATCTCAAAGCTTTCTGTGCCAAGCTTACTTGAGCGCGTTGACATAACACTTGTTTCTATGCACAATCTAAAAGTTTACAGGTTTGGAATATCACTTAATAAGCTTTTTGACTATTTGTGTGCTGCAAAGCCGATTGTTTTTGCGGGAAATGTAGCAAATGATATTGTCAAAGAGTCGGGTGCAGGAATTTCCTGCCAAAGTTATGACAGCAAAGCATTTGCTGAGGCAATATTGAGCTTGTATGCTATGTCAAAAGAAGAAAGAGAGAGAATTGGACAAAAGGGAAGAGAGTATGTTCAAAAGCACCATGATATAAAGATGCTTTCAGACAGGTTAGAAAAAATATTATAAGCGGAGATGGTAGGAGATGAAATCATATATTAAAAGCTATCACAAGCTGAGCAAATTTTTTGTTGTCCTTATGGACATTTTACTTGTACACGCAGGTTATATAATTGCCTATATTATAAAATTCAATTTTACATTCCCAGAGAAAAATTTCATGCCTTACTATACATTAATTCCTCAAATAACTCTTTTTGCTCTTATACTTTTGAATATTTACGGACTTTATACAATAACAATGAAAACCATTAGCGAAATAGCATTTTCGCTGGGTCTGGCTCTAATGCTTCTACAATTTTTAACAGTTGTATCAACATTTTTCTACAGACACTTTGCTTTCCCACGAAGTATATTTATAATTGCCTTTTTTGTACAGTTTTTATTGCTTTTGGGTTGGAGAGGGTTTGTTTTATATGTCTTCAAAAGAGTTCAAGGTATCAAACATGTGCTTGTAGTTGGTGAGATCTCAAAAGCGCAGGAGTTTGCTCAAAAGCTTCAAAATATTTCAAAAGGGTGGATTGATGTAAAGTATGTTCTTGAGCCGAAGGCTATTGAAGAATTGATACCTTATATAAAAGTTGTGGATACAATTTATCTTTATTCAAAAATGGATGAAAATTTAAAAAGTGAGATTGTAAGAAAGGCGATAGAATTCAAAAAACATATTTTCATAGCACCAGACTTTAGAGATATATTGGTTTCAAGAGCGAGGGTGATTCAGTTTGATGATGTTGCAACACTTTCAATTGAACAGCCAGAGCTAACTTCTGAACAAAAGCTTATAAAAAGGGTGTGTGATATTCTTCTTGCTACAGTTACGCTGGTTATTGCTTTTCCTATAATGATCTTGATTGCAATTGCCATAAAACTTGACTCAGAAGGCCCAGTGATTTACAGGCAAAAAAGGATTACAGAAGGAGAGAGAGAGTTTTATGTTTTAAAGTTTAGGACAATGGTGAAAGATGCCGAGAAGATGACAGGCCCTGTTCTGGCAACCGAGAACGACCCGAGGATAACAAGGATTGGGAGATTTTTGCGCGCAACAAGACTTGATGAACTTCCGCAGCTTATAAATATTCTAAAGGGTGAGATGAGTTTTATAGGACCAAGACCAGAGCGTCCTTATTTTGTTGAGCAGTTTAAAAAGCTCTATCCTGAGTATTCTCTTCGCCACAATGTAAAGGCAGGGCTCACAGGGCTTGCACAGGTTTACGGCAAGTATGCAACAACCCCAGAAGACAAGCTCAGGCTTGATTTGATATATATAAAGAATTATTCTGTTTTTTTGGACATCAAGATTTTGCTGTTGACCTTAAAAACAATTTTTACCAAAGAGGCAGCTGAGGGAGTAAAAGCTAAAAATGAATAGGACTGCTTTTCGATTTTGAAAGGCAGCCCTCTGTTTTGTAAAAAATTTCAATAAAAATAAGCAATCGGCATAAAACGGCACTACCAATTGGGTAATGCACTGCCGACTGCTATACGTTGTTCCATACCTCATCGTCAATATCGTTGTTCCAAAAATCTATACTACTCTCACTGGCGGACACCAAATCACTTAATAACTTTTTGTCTTGCTTGTGTTTTAAAAACAAAATAAAGTCAATAACTTCTGCAAGTTGACTTTCCGGGATTTCCTCAATTAGCTTTAATAAAAGATTTTTATTTGCTTTCACTAATTTCACCTCTGAATTAATATACTATACCTCATTATTTTTCTAATGGGAGTTCTTCTTAGAAGTGTAGTCTCATAATCCTAAAACATTGTAGAATTGTTTATTTTGGTGGAGGCGGGGGGATTTGAACCCCCGTCCGAAGGCATCGAACCCCAAACTTCTCCGGGTGCAGTCAGTGTACTAAATTCTCGGGAAGAAAACGCCCACTGACAGGCTTTTTCTTCCCCAGCCTGAGATTAGTTCCAAAAGTAAGGCTCAGGCGACCTTACTTTCGGTGCCCCACGACGGTTGGCGCCCGGCTCGGAGGCCGTGGGCACCTCCGGCGGACGTTAGCTGCGCTTTAGGCAGCTAAAGCGAGTTCTGTTCTGTCTGCAGTTATTTTTCTTCTCGGTTTTTTATAGTGGCACCGAGAAAACCACTACCCGCTATTTGGAATCCGACTGCCCCCGTCGAATTCCAAAACACGCCCCCTTATCTTAAATACTCCTTCATTTTCTTTCTTATCTCAAGCTCAGCATCCCTTTTTGCTATTGCTTCACGCTTATCAAAAAGTTTTTTACCTTTTGCAACTGCAAGCTCTACTTTTATTTTACCTCTTTTGATATAAATCTTCAATGGGATTAAAGTGTAACCTTTTTGCTGAACATAACCCGCAAGCCTGTTTATCTCGTGTTTGTGCAAGAGTAATTTTCTATCTCTCATCGGGTCAACGTTAAAGATGTTGCCTTTTTCATAGGGGCTTATATGCATGTTGTAGAGAAAGACTTCACCATTTTCAACCCTGGCAAAACTGTCTTTGAGATTAACATGACCAAGGCGCACAGACTTTACTTCAGTGCCTTTTAGCTCAATTCCTGCTTCGATTGTCTCTTCAATGAAGTAGTCATGATATGCTTTGCGGTTTGTTGCAATGACTTTTATATCGTCTTGTTTATTCTTTTCAGCCATTTAATTCAACTCCTACGTTTGGTTGCAATTTATATTTCTTTGCAAACTTCTATTATATATTAGTTATAGCAATTTGTCAACTTTCAGTACCCATTTGCTTATTTAAATTTTGGCTTTCTCTTCAAGTTTTTCCTCTCTTATCTTTTTCCTTATCTAATATTAGCATTATTATCTAATAGCATTGGTTTCAAACAATCAAGAACTATTATTTTGCCATTATCAACATCTTTTTATATTCGATATTATTTAAATATCCAAAAAGCTTGCTTTTTTATTTCGGAACACTCATCTATTAATTTCTTCAATGTATGGCTTGTTTCTCTTGACTTATAGTTAACTCTAACAGATATAATTTTAAACAAGAAAATTGAAAACAGAGTAGATTGATAATGGAGGTAGAATAAATAATGCAATACATAGATTTTGGGAAAACAGGCATAAGAACATCTCTTCTTGGCTTTGGTGCGATGAGACTTCCTATCATTGGTGAAGATGCATCTCAGATCGATGAAGAAAAGGCAATAGAGATGATAAGGT
This Caldicellulosiruptor changbaiensis DNA region includes the following protein-coding sequences:
- a CDS encoding GH36-type glycosyl hydrolase domain-containing protein; amino-acid sequence: MNYGYFDSQNREYVITNPKTPTSWVNYLGTSDYCLIISNNASGYSFYKSPKLGRVTRFRFNSIPMDRPGRYVYIKDEKTKDFWSISWQPVGKPLEKFLSICRHGLGYSIFESKYSNITSSLKIFVPVDKPIEIWEVKIKNESGEKKELSVFTYTEFCLWNSMLDMMDFQYILYTCRMGYNKEDEIVDYSIKLWSPYEPKAFFTCTNKKIESFDTDRDVFIGPYNSEANPEAIQNGRCFGSIAIGGNPCAATQVKIELQPGQEEYLVFVLGIGDAYKEGKEYKKLFASKENIQKEFEKVQKYWDDRLSKFKCSTPSEKMNLMLNIWNQYQCHTTFNWSRSASFIEAGGRDGLGFRDSSQDVLGVAHSIPQEVRKRLIELLKAQLSEGYAMHHFQPLTWAQGEHNIPPRDRIYSDDHLWLLIAVPHYIKETGDFSILDEVVEYADKSSASVYEHLKQALEFSWRHRGKHGLLLGLAADWNDCINLKDGGESTWSTQLYYKALSEFIELAEYIGKTDDVEKYKAYRDEIKKAMEEYTWDGEWFVRGYLASAKKLGSKESDQSKIFLNSQSWSVFSGAFVDEKGKMAMDSVKKYLATEHGCVKNWPAYVDYIIEVGAVTSFPPGLKENAAIFCHANTWVIIAEAVLGRGDYAFEYYMSFLPANKNDIAEIYTTEPYVYSQFITGKEHPYYFGRARNPWLTGTATWAFVAATQYILGVRPHYKGLIIDPCIPQQWDGFEVERVFRGRKLSIKVSNPDHISKGVKKILVNGKEIVGNLIPVELLDNENVVEVVMGK
- a CDS encoding GH36-type glycosyl hydrolase domain-containing protein — its product is MKFGYFDDAKREYVITTPLTPYPWINYLGMKDFLSLISNHAGGYCFYKDARLRRITRFRYNNVPLDMGGRYFYIKDNEDVWSPSWMPTRKDLEFYECRHGLGYTIITGRRNGVEVEQTFFVPVDENCEIHYLKITNKSTQPKDLTLFSLIEFCLWNALDDMTNFQRNLSTGEVEIEGSVIYHKTEYRERRNHYSFYSVNVPIDGFDTDRDTFLGLYRGFDAPVAVENGQSFNSEAHGWSPIASHMIKISLQPGETKELVFMLGYVENDEDKKWLKKGVINKEKAYKMIEKFKNPEDVQRSFENLRLFWSNLLNKFNVLTGIDKVDRMVNIWNQYQCMVTFNLSRSASYFESGIGRGMGFRDSNQDILGFVHQIPERARERILDLAATQLEDGGAYHQYQPLTKRGNNEIGSNFNDDPLWLILSTAHYIKETGDWSILDEIVPFENDPQKAASMFEHLRRAFYHVVNNLGPHGLPLIGRADWNDCLNLNAFSTNPDESFQTCDNKDGKTAESVMIAGMFVYVGKEFVKICERLGKEDIAKDAQYHIEKMKEAILNYGYDGEWFLRAYDYFGNKVGSKENDEGKIFIETQGFCVMAGIGLDDGKAISALDSVKKYLDTEHGIVLVQPAFTEYKIHLGEITSYPPGYKENAAVFCHNNPWIMIAECIVGRGDRAFEYWAKIAPSYREEISDVHKLEPYVYCQMIAGKDAYKPGEAKNSWLTGSAAWNFVAMTQWILGIRPDYDGLLIDPCIPREWKEFFVKRVFRNAVYNIQVKNPDGVSKGVKKVVVDGKEMPSNLIPAFSDGKEHFVEVIMG
- a CDS encoding glycosyltransferase family 4 protein, translating into MKKVWIFNHYAIPPKVGGITRHFDFAKQLAERGYSVTIFASSFDHKQRVEMLEKGKKFKIEEYEKIKFVWIKTFPYKKNDIKRLFNIFSYAKNLYFIARKFERPDVILASSFHPLAWIVGYLLSKKFKCKFIAEVRDLWPQSGIDLGALKEGSVIVKLLRSLEKFIYTKADYVVTVLPKADQYIESLGIDKKKIVHIPNGCDIERFDGLKNVFSEEAKKILDEHEGYFKACYLGALGQANAMETIIEAAKIVQENVGDRIHFLIIGDGPEKEKLENMAKELGLKNVFFYSPISKLSVPSLLERVDITLVSMHNLKVYRFGISLNKLFDYLCAAKPIVFAGNVANDIVKESGAGISCQSYDSKAFAEAILSLYAMSKEERERIGQKGREYVQKHHDIKMLSDRLEKIL
- a CDS encoding sugar transferase gives rise to the protein MKSYIKSYHKLSKFFVVLMDILLVHAGYIIAYIIKFNFTFPEKNFMPYYTLIPQITLFALILLNIYGLYTITMKTISEIAFSLGLALMLLQFLTVVSTFFYRHFAFPRSIFIIAFFVQFLLLLGWRGFVLYVFKRVQGIKHVLVVGEISKAQEFAQKLQNISKGWIDVKYVLEPKAIEELIPYIKVVDTIYLYSKMDENLKSEIVRKAIEFKKHIFIAPDFRDILVSRARVIQFDDVATLSIEQPELTSEQKLIKRVCDILLATVTLVIAFPIMILIAIAIKLDSEGPVIYRQKRITEGEREFYVLKFRTMVKDAEKMTGPVLATENDPRITRIGRFLRATRLDELPQLINILKGEMSFIGPRPERPYFVEQFKKLYPEYSLRHNVKAGLTGLAQVYGKYATTPEDKLRLDLIYIKNYSVFLDIKILLLTLKTIFTKEAAEGVKAKNE
- a CDS encoding DUF2281 domain-containing protein; this translates as MKANKNLLLKLIEEIPESQLAEVIDFILFLKHKQDKKLLSDLVSASESSIDFWNNDIDDEVWNNV
- the smpB gene encoding SsrA-binding protein SmpB; the encoded protein is MAEKNKQDDIKVIATNRKAYHDYFIEETIEAGIELKGTEVKSVRLGHVNLKDSFARVENGEVFLYNMHISPYEKGNIFNVDPMRDRKLLLHKHEINRLAGYVQQKGYTLIPLKIYIKRGKIKVELAVAKGKKLFDKREAIAKRDAELEIRKKMKEYLR